One genomic window of Leptotrichia shahii includes the following:
- a CDS encoding ribonuclease HII: MNLLNKLQKIEEKFMDKEKLENKRNELMEFDEKYNKIVVGVDEAGRGPLAGPVVAGAIIVNRNFPELQEINDSKKLTEKKRERLFEAIEKNCIVGIGIASEKEIDEMNILNATFLAMRRAISQVAGKSEFGIVLVDGNHLIREYKGEQECVVKGDSKSIAIAAASIVAKVTRDRMLCEIAKEFPEYEFEKHKGYGTKKHREILLEKGACKYHRKTFLKKILVDSEKKE, from the coding sequence ATAAACCTATTAAATAAATTACAAAAAATAGAGGAAAAATTTATGGATAAAGAAAAATTAGAAAACAAAAGAAATGAATTAATGGAATTTGATGAAAAGTACAATAAGATTGTTGTTGGAGTTGATGAGGCTGGGAGAGGGCCTTTGGCTGGACCAGTTGTGGCTGGGGCGATTATTGTAAATCGGAATTTTCCAGAATTGCAGGAGATTAATGATTCAAAGAAATTGACTGAGAAAAAAAGGGAAAGGTTGTTTGAGGCAATAGAAAAAAATTGTATTGTGGGAATTGGGATTGCTTCGGAAAAGGAAATTGATGAGATGAATATTTTGAATGCAACGTTTCTTGCAATGCGTCGAGCGATTAGTCAAGTGGCGGGAAAATCTGAATTTGGTATAGTTTTAGTTGATGGTAATCATTTGATTCGTGAGTATAAAGGAGAGCAGGAGTGCGTTGTGAAAGGCGATAGCAAGTCGATTGCAATTGCGGCGGCTTCGATTGTGGCAAAGGTTACGAGGGATAGAATGCTTTGTGAAATCGCAAAAGAATTTCCTGAGTATGAATTTGAGAAACATAAGGGATATGGAACTAAGAAACATAGGGAGATTTTGCTTGAAAAAGGGGCTTGTAAGTATCATAGGAAGACGTTTTTGAAGAAGATATTGGTAGATAGTGAGAAGAAAGAATAG